The sequence TAGTTGTGTGCATCTGCTGGAGGAACTAGTCCTTCTGTCATTATGATTGACCCTCATTACCCCTTGCAACATTCTTTGTCTAAactctactttgtctgatattaatatagccactcagTTTTCTCTAGATTCATgttagcataatattttaaaaattcctcttattttaacttaattgtgTCTTTGCATTTAATGTGGGTTTTTGGTGGATGGACTATAGTAGTCTTCCTTTTTAATTCAATCTGACAATCAGTTTTTAATTGGAGTGTTTGGAACATTTACAGATACAATTATTATTGATATAGTGGGATTTATTCTatcattttactatttctttttattatttcattttctttttctgctttctgttaaataaattaaattttttttaaatgattcaatttggccaggcatggtggctcacgcctgtaatcctagcactgtgggaggcctacgcgggcggatcacgaggtcaggaaatcaagaccatcctggctaacacgatgaaaccatgtctctactaaaaatacaaaaaattagccggggttggtggtgggtgcctgtagtcctagctacttgggaggctgaggcaggagaatggcatgaacctgggagacagagcttgcagtgagccaagattgcaccactgcactccagcctggacaacagagtgagactccatctcaaacaaacaaacaaacaaaaagattccATTTAATCTCCTTTGCTGATTTATTGGCTGTAACTCTCTTTAGTGGTTGTTTATAGGATTCATATTGTGCATCTTTAACTTATCTTAGTTTACCTTCAAGGGATATTCTACCACTTAACATGTATATCcgtacctcattttttttttttttccctttttgagatggagtgtcactgtgtcacccaggctggagtacagttgtgcacAGTGAGTGACAGGTCACTCACTGTGAACACTGGATTCAGCTTCTCCCCATGCTGTTTGACTCATTCTGCAGAAGGTGAGAATTTATCTGAaggaatttacatatttttatgtggcAATGTATTCCTGAGAAGAtaccaaattctttcttctacatgAAAAATACAGCATGAAACTGATACGAGAGCATATAAatgatgattttcttttaagtttccaGGAACATCACATGTATTATATTACTGAGGAGAAAAACATCATTTTATGCCATGAAAAACTTTGGATATCCTTGAATAATGTTGATAAAAACACTGCATTTATTTAGTATTCATCGTGGCTATATTTAGagtgtatatttttagtatttgtcATCTTGCTTAACAAACTTCTCAATCTCACTTAAAAagcattttccaaagtttttgaaatttctccacaaaagaagaagaaaaaaacaaaaaagcaagtatTGAAAGTCAAATAGGTTTGAGAAATATTATGACACACATTCTTCTTGCACATCATAAAGCCTCTAACACTTTTCATAGTAAACCAATAAATGAAACTCAGACTTCTTGCTTTGCttaatcaaaaaattaaagttttccaAACTTCTTTGACTACAGAATCTTTTCTTTTGACAATAAGTATTTGTCACTGCACACTTTGAGAGATATTGCTCTACAAAAGTCACTGCATGGCACCACTAAAATATGGCGAcagataaaatggacaaaggtCATACAGTGAAAGCTTCAAAGCAAagagaatgaatacataaaaaaaatatatatatatgaggatgTTTACTTTTTAGATTACAGTTTTCAGACTGTTTGTCTTAAATAAGCCAGTCGGCTTTCACAACAATTCTACTTTTAATCCATTTTCTGATGAGCCATTTGTCATCATGAGAACAATATAGTAAAAGTTTGTTACACTGGGGATTTAGATATTAGAGTTTCTATTCAAGATTCCCTCATACTGGAAGAGGTTTGCTTAAATTCCATGATTCTATGAGATGAGTCAAATCTGAGGTGCAGGCTCTGCACCCTCCCAGGCCTGCAGGGGCTTTGCACCTTCTTGTGGAACAGTCGCCAGCTGTCATTGCTTCCTTCATTCTTAGGTCACTGCCTTcagtcaagtatttttttttttttttttcttttagatggggagttttgctcttgttgtccactgcttgagtgcagtggcacagtcttggctcactgcaacctttgcctcccaggttcaagcaattctcccatctcagccacctgagtagctgggattacaggcacctgccaccacacctggctaattctttttgtatttttagtaaatacaaataaattcaaaataaaatttttgtatttttagtagagatggggtttcattatattggccaggctagtcttgaactcctgaccttgggttatccacctgccttggcctcctaaagtgttgggataacaggagtgagccaccgctcctggccccaAGTCAAGTCTTTTACACAGACTCTGTTCACTATAAAACTAAGGTGGACAACTGTCATGGACAGAATTGTGTTGCCTCAAATGTATGTTGAAGTGCTCACCTCTACTACCTCAGAATggggctgtatttggagataggacctaTAAAGAGGTAACTGAGGTAACATTAGGTTATATGGGTGGGCCCTAATCAGTAGGACTCCCAAGGTCTGGGATCCCACAGCACATTTGTGAAGGGAAAGTTTTACTTGCCAGGCCCCGATGCATAATTTCCTCCCATCACTGtttttttgtgaaaaattctGAATACATAATTTTGCCCCTAAATAAATATGGTGTTGGACATTTTTCTGACTAGGAAGTTAgtaggatatttgcttttctaGCATCTTTTTTTGGATGACTTTTTATGGTTACAAAGTCACTCAGAAGAGTTCATCCTCCCAAAACCTCCCTGGACCACTGTCCCCACAAATGACATTGAACTCACACCACCAAGGAACTCACCACTAGGTAAATAGGTGCTTGACTGTGATTTAACACCTGAATCACTAAAATTGATTGCAATAATTATCCAAAGAAAAACAGTCAAGCACAGCAGTAATGACAGCCTCTGAGCTCTCTCCATGGCTCCTCCGGGACGGCCTCTGAGCTCTCTCCAGGTCTCCTCCGGGACAGCCTCTGAACTCTCTCCAGGTCTCCTCCAGGTCTCCCGTGGGATCTGATCACCTTTCAGTTCAGGCATCTCCTGTGAGCAGCCCAGTTGGTACTCTGAGTTCTGGTGGTAGCTGTCCTTGGTTTCTCTGAAGTGCCTGGAAACCATCCTTTCTGTTACCCATTGTAGTGCCTACGTGGCTTAGCTGGAGCCCCCTACCCTGCTTTTGTTGCCCAACCAATGCCTATGCGATAGAGCTAAATTCCCATTCAGCTTTAACTCTGCTTAGTTTTAGAAAACAGGATGTCTGGGGTCAGAAGTTCCTTCTTAGGACTAAACTGGCTGAAGCTGGCAAAATCTGCAGTGGCAGCTTGGCTTCTGAAAAACCTGTAGCTTCATTATAATCCAACTTCCATGTTAAAGGACGCTCCTACTGGCACCTTTACAGTTGACAATCACCATGACAATGGCCAGAAGAGaccaaaaacagacagaaaagagGTGGCTCTTTGATTCCAAAAAAACCTACCTCCCTTCCCAAGAAAAACTATGAAtattcctccctttcctcttaaTACCCAGCCCCTTCATTAAGAATCCTCAGTTCTCAGGCTCTGAGAAGTTGATTTGCAGGCTATGCTCCCACTCCTCCAATTCCATGGCCATTGAAAATTGCCCATACTGTTTGATACTCACTCTCGGTTTCATATTTTGGCTTCACACCAAACAAGAAAGAGCCTTTTTGGGGTAATCAGGACCCTGATTCTATTCCCACATAGAAACTGTTCCCACTCACTACTGGCTTAGCAGAACACACAAACTGTCAGATGGCTCCATTACAATGACTTGACTTTTAATTCTCAATTGTTTCTGTTCCTAAGATTTTAGGACTTTCTACcaactcataaaaaaaaaaatctttaaaaaggtaAGGCAACCTTCAAATCTGAGGTGCTCAGCTTTAAACTAGAAAGTTCTTAAGGATGTTTTTTTCTCCAAGGAAACAATTCTCCTCTTTGCTGAGCAATAATAGaggttttaatattaaataagtaCACAAAGTAAAGGAAACAGACAAAAATGTCTTCACAGCAAGGCTGttaacagatttctttctttctttctctttcttttcttatttttttagatggggtcgcactctgttgcccaggctggagtgcagtggcacaatctcagctcactgcaacctctgcctcctgggtgcaagtgattttcctgtctcagcctcccaagttgctgggatcacaggcgcctgccatcacgcccagctaatttttttgtatttgtagtagagacagggttttaacatattggccaggctggtctcaaactcctgacctcaggtgatccacccaccttggcctcccaaagtgctggcattacaggcgtgagccaccgtgcctggccagatttcaaatatatgtacagaaaaaagaaaaattaaaaattttcaaatacttGTTTAGATAAGtactcatatttaaaaaaaaaacaaccaagccTAAATCCCtagatttacaatttttaaagaacaagaaaagcaATGTAAttcacagaataaaatattttggagtaaAGTAATGTAATTCTAACAAACTGGTAAATCTAGGCaagaaatgacttgcccaagtaACAGACCTAGTAGGTGGAGAGTTTATCTGACTCCAGAAACCACACTCTACAAAATAAGCTTATTGACGTGAAGTATGTATATAATCTGCAACTGGTGTGAAACTGGCAGAAATTCAAAGAGCAGTGGTCTTGCTCATGATGTTCAAAGGCAATATTTCAACTGAGGGATGGCTGTGTGAATTGAAGTGGTCACTGGAGAAACATGGTTGAGATTGTGAACCATAGGGAACGGGGTGGTAATTCTGAATTTTCGgcatagaaaagaaagaactgcAAACATCATTACAGCGAAAGAGGGTGAGGCCCTCCTAAAACGGACTGCATTTCACCAGAAGCACTGATGAAAGGGGGGCAGCTGAAGCACAAAAATGATTAGAACCGGAGTGATGCcacccatcattttttttttttttcttgctctgtcgcccaggctggagtgcagtggcgcaatctcagctcactgcaaactccacctcccaggttcacgccattctcctgcctcagcctccggagtggctgggactacaggcgcccgccaccacgcccggctaatttttttgtatttttagtagagataggatttcatcgtgttagccaggatggtctggatctcctgacctcctgatccgctcgcctcggcctcccaaagtgctgggattacaggcgtgagcagccaccgcgcccggccgatgtcACCCACGTTTCTTAGGAAAGACGTTAGCAGTCTCTAAATCTTCACCgactgtgcctggcacagcatTATTTTACCACTTTCTGGGATTTATAGTTGGCATCATTTGCACAGCAGCAGCATGATGTGACTGTGGAGAGCACAGAAGGCTTGTCCCCAGGCAAGTGGGCTCTTCTGGTTACAACATGGTGCAGGCCAGCCCGCTGCAAAGAGGGAAGGTGCCGCAGCAAACCTCTGAGCAACCAAGAAGAAGAGCACCTGCTTGGAAAAGGTGACAAGCCACGAGGCCGTGGACCCAGTTACAAGGATTAATTGTGTTACAGGAATGGTTATAAACCTGACCGACCTCAGAAAGTATATGGAGGAAGCAATTCTCAAGCCCCTTGATGGTCTGTGGTTGGATGCCGCATGCTTTGATAACAGTGCGAGCATGGCAGAAAATGTAGCTGTGTATATAGGGGAAAACCTCCAGAAAGTTTTTTCTGTAGGAgttctttgtaaaataataatgcaaCTGGCGATTAAAGTTCCCCGGACTCCAAGTTATGCCTGCAGTTCTCTAGTCTTTGCTTTTTCACCTATTGTCAACACATCCTTGACACAATTCAATAGgtgggtcaggcgcagtggctcacatctgtaatcctagcactctgggaggccgaggctgttagatcacctgaggtcaggagttcgagaccgtcctggccaacatggcgaaaccccgtcactactaaaaatacaaaaattagtcgggtgtggtggtgggtgcctatcatctcagctacttgggaggctgaggcagaagaatcacttgaacccaggggccggaggttgcagtgagccgagatcactctacttcactccagcctgagcaaaagagtgaaactccgtctcaaaaaaaaaaaaaagttcagtaggTTATTTGTGCAAGCTTATCAAAGATGTTAAGAAATTCGTCTTCCTTATTCACTTTGCCACCTTGCCTTCTCGCTAATATGGCCCTCTGTGTTGGGGGTAAATGTGGTTTTTCTAGGTCTGTGATCTGGGAGCTGGAGCAGGGACGGACCCTGGGGTGGGGCCAGGATAAGCCACTAGGCCCCTTTAGGCCTCTCGAAGGGGTTGGAATGTCAGAGTCTCCTGGGTCACGGCACCACTTATGGCCCCCTCACACACACTTCACCCTCTTTTCCGTTCTCTGTCTGCATCCCCTGTAGCTCTACAGAGTCCCACCATCAGAAGCCTCTGCACGCACAGGCACACCCTTCTCCATTCACCCAGAACTACTTCTTTGAAGCTGAGAGACACATAGGTGAGACAGACAAAGGCAGGTGACCCAGGAGCAGGGTCATTCACTCATTTGGGGCAGGGAAGTTCACGGACCTCAGCAACCTCCATGAAGGCTACCCCCCcggctccccacccccacctacaCATGCACAGAGCTGGAAGGTCTGTCCCCACCGCCACTCCAGAGTGCGAGAAAGGGAGAGGCAGTGGGATGGGGACTCTGTGCTTCGCATGTTGGCTGAGCTAAGAGGGCCCATCTCCATCCCAGCCTTTGCCAGGGAGAGAAGGGGCTTCCCAGGGGCAGGCATTATCTATTCTCCACCAGGATACCCAGGGTCAAGACTTCTCCCACTTCTGAACTCAGGGCCCAGCACCCTCCCACCCAAATTTCCActattttgtgacacatgaagCTACTGGGCTGTGGCAATTCCTGGAGCCTGCATGGCGATGTTCAGCCCTGTGACATCTCTGCAAACCTTCTCCCTAGAGCTGCATAAACTTTGAGGTAGAGAGTAAGTAGTGGAAAGACGGGTTGAATCGTATTTCAGAGTGGGCTCTTCATAGGTTTTTCTCAtcttgtttttagaattttttgttgtttgtgtaaAGACAGTGCTACGGAAACGTAAGGTTCAGTGAAGGAACTCAGGATGAAGGTGGGCTTACAGCACCACTGTCAGCACCCTTCCATGTCCTGTTGCTTCTAGAAACCAAGCCCACACCAAGCACGTCACAAATAAAAGCCATCACCCTCTTATGAataaaaaaccatatatattgTGGAATATTAAATGTTCTGCGTGTACTaacatgagagaaaatattttttctctacatAGAGTGAATTTTTACTTGGGGGTTTGTTTTTCTCTAAGGAAGGCTAAAAATGAATTTGTGACTGACCAAATTAGATACCTCCCCGAAGAAGACAGTGCCTgggacagtggtgatggtggctGGAGGCACCAGGTGTCTTCGGCCAGTGCTGAGGGGGACTGACTGGGGATACAGCTTTCTTGGGGAGCAAGAGTTGGGGATGTCGCAGGCCCAATTGCTCATTGTTGCACCGGACACTTTTCAAGGGCTGTTGATCTCTGATTTGCCTCTCTCTGTTGGGACAATTCTGGCTTTTGAGAGTGGCTTGTTGACTGCTGGCGGCATAGCTCAGCATTCTGCTGTGTTCTGAGTAGAAGGGGTGCCTGTGGTTGCAGGGAAACCCACAGACTGGAGCTTGAAACTCCTGTTTGTGCTGATTTACCTTCGAGGCATGGCGTGCGTGGCAAAGTGACATCTTCTCCTCCAGCATCTGTCCAACTGCTGTCATGAGCCCCTGAGCTTCAGCACTGCTGCTGTACACACAGGAtctgtgttttcctgttttttggcTCTCGGCAGTGACTGGTGCtggcttgctttttttctttgagaaaaccCCCTGAAAAAATTGCTTGATGTTTTCTCCAAAGTGGCTTATTGAAGGAGGCTGTTTCTTTGATGGCAATGGCTGGACACCTTCATCCTGATGAGTGTCCTCTGTTTTCATGACTGGGCTAGGTTGAGGAGTCCTCAATCCTTCAAGcctttcttcatgtttttctaaGTTGGGCTTCCTAGAGTTCTCACTCTTGTGAGGAGGGGGAAACATCGGGCTTTGTCTCTTGCATGAGACTTGACAGTTTGGGTTCTTGGGCTCCCTGTGCCCCAGGTTGCTCCTTCTGGCTGCCATGAGGTCACGTAGCTCCTGGGAAGCTTGCATGTTCCCAGCAGGCATGCTCTGGAGATGGCCCTGGGGCACTTGAGGAGCCAAATTCTCTGCAGCCAGGGGCAGAACAGACGCTGGCCCATCTGGAAGTTGCAGAACAGCGGCACAAACTTGAGGCTGGGTCTCTGACTTCGTGGCCATTCCAGGCTCAAATTCACTAATAACTTCCTCCATAAGACACAGCTCTCTTGGATCTTGGGAGACAGACATTTTAGGGAGTAAAGAACTTTTGCTGGTCCCTGGAGCCTCGAAACCACGCACATCATCACTTGTGGCTTGGAGGTTTGCCAGCATATGGGTTCCCAAGGGGACTCTGGGTTGTGGCACTGCCTCCCTGGTCTCCCCAGCCCTTGAAGACTGGGCTCCTAAGCTCCTGCTCTGCTGGGTGCTGCCTGTGAGGCTGTATGTGAGGGGCTTAGATGGCCACCTGCCCTCCTGTGCAGCTAGAGGAGCCTTCAAGGGCCCATGATCATTCCAAGATGGGATCCCTGGTGGGGCCCTCTGGAACTGCTTACATGCAGGTGAAGAGGCCAGAAGACTCTCTGGCATGTCAGATGCTTTGGTCAGCACCTGCTTTCTCAGACTTGCCATCGGTGGCTCTCTAAGGAACGTGGCCACCTCAACTTTTGAGCCAGCCCCAGATTCACAGGTGGCTGAGGAGGGACCGGCAAGCTGTGTAAGAGACAAGGACGAAACCTTTTCCAGTTTAAAGCACTGAATGGGTTTGAGGACCCTGAGGGGTAGACCCCACCTGTGTTTGGCCCATAACCTCCCAATATGGGCTCCCAGCATCTGCTGTGTACATGGCTCGAGGAAGGGAAGCACCTGGGCTGTGTTCACACAGGCTTTCCCACTTTTCGGGGGTGCTAGATTGCTGGTCTTCACGTGGGTGTTAGACACGGGAAAAGCCTGGTTGACAGCAAGCCAGGATCGACGCACACTCACAGGGATCAAGCCCTCGTTGATCTGGCCCAACTTCCTGCCGACGTGGGCTTTCAGGACGTTTTCTATATGATTCCTCTCTGTGCGTCTTAATAAATCACTTCCCGAGTCACTCCTCAAGGTCTTCCTCAAGTCCCTTTCTGACTCCTCAGAGGTCATCCCCAGAACCTTCCCTGGGAAGCTTTCCATGCCCCTGGATAGATTTTGCGGAGTCTGCCCCAGAATTTGCCCCAGATGTGGGCATGGGTCCCTCTCCAGCTGGAACTTCGCCTTCTGTGCCTCCTTGCTGCTTTCGGCTGTGGACGTGGAGGACTGGAACTTCACCTTCTGCGCCTCCTTGCTGCTTTCGCCTGTGGACGTGGAGGACTGCCAGGGCCTGGGTTGGCCCTTGGCCTGGCTTGTCCCTGACGATTCGTCCCGAAGCTGCATCAGATCCAGAGACTCTTGGATCCTTCCCAGGTTGCCCTGGTGTTGAATGAACCACTTTTGAATGTGTTGCTCCAGTTGTCTCCGGAGTTCAGGACTGATCGGAAAGTTCTCAGGCAGAACGGATGTCAAGCT is a genomic window of Chlorocebus sabaeus isolate Y175 chromosome 12, mChlSab1.0.hap1, whole genome shotgun sequence containing:
- the LOC119624399 gene encoding spermatogenesis-associated protein 31A6-like; protein product: MPRAQLLESNAHIHMENLPFPLKLLSASSLNAPSSTPWVLDIFLTLVFALGFFFLLFPYFSYLRCDDPPSPSPGKRKCPVGRRGRPRGRMKNHSLRACRARPRGLEETWDLFSQLQSLLGPHPDKGDFGQLSGPEPPGEVGKRAPDGDSRSSHESMEDAAPMLSPLASPDPRTKHPQDLASTPSPGPMTTSVSSLSAFQAPEPSLPPESPSPKPPALFPHPPHTSDSPSPPEAFPAPPLRDSTLIIPSHCDSVALPLGTVPQSLSLRKDLAASVPAISGLGGSNSQVSAFSWWQETTRTWCVFNSSVQQDHLSRHPPETCQMEAGSPFLLNSDGQNVMGIQVIERAKVNISEEKENDGSFPKQMSPEKHLNSLGNLVKSLDAEQDPTTPKPFWNMGENSKQLPSPQKLSDPRILQESFQKNYSQLFWGLPSLHSESLVANAWVTERSYTLQSPPFLFNGISNVCPIQRETTMSPLLFQAQPLSHLGPESQPFISSTPQFRPIPMAQAEAQAHLQSSFPVLSPAFPSPIHNSGVACPASQKKVQALCLPETQHPEWPLLRKQLEGGLALPSRVQKSQDVFSVSTPNLPQESLTSVLPENFPISPELRRQLEQHIQKWFIQHQGNLGRIQESLDLMQLRDESSGTSQAKGQPRPWQSSTSTGESSKEAQKVKFQSSTSTAESSKEAQKAKFQLERDPCPHLGQILGQTPQNLSRGMESFPGKVLGMTSEESERDLRKTLRSDSGSDLLRRTERNHIENVLKAHVGRKLGQINEGLIPVSVRRSWLAVNQAFPVSNTHVKTSNLAPPKSGKACVNTAQVLPFLEPCTQQMLGAHIGRLWAKHRWGLPLRVLKPIQCFKLEKVSSLSLTQLAGPSSATCESGAGSKVEVATFLREPPMASLRKQVLTKASDMPESLLASSPACKQFQRAPPGIPSWNDHGPLKAPLAAQEGRWPSKPLTYSLTGSTQQSRSLGAQSSRAGETREAVPQPRVPLGTHMLANLQATSDDVRGFEAPGTSKSSLLPKMSVSQDPRELCLMEEVISEFEPGMATKSETQPQVCAAVLQLPDGPASVLPLAAENLAPQVPQGHLQSMPAGNMQASQELRDLMAARRSNLGHREPKNPNCQVSCKRQSPMFPPPHKSENSRKPNLEKHEERLEGLRTPQPSPVMKTEDTHQDEGVQPLPSKKQPPSISHFGENIKQFFQGVFSKKKSKPAPVTAESQKTGKHRSCVYSSSAEAQGLMTAVGQMLEEKMSLCHARHASKVNQHKQEFQAPVCGFPCNHRHPFYSEHSRMLSYAASSQQATLKSQNCPNRERQIRDQQPLKSVRCNNEQLGLRHPQLLLPKKAVSPVSPPQHWPKTPGASSHHHHCPRHCLLRGGI